One Prosthecobacter sp. SYSU 5D2 genomic window carries:
- a CDS encoding rhomboid family intramembrane serine protease — translation MSWLPESKDHLPLTWWKGHPVYLSAAIALGGVASMILTTILMAAAPEAVDYLTFSFSDLARLHLWAPVTYLLVNPPSLWLLLGCFMFWRFGEAVERHLGRSSFVRLLVILLLVTPLLITVAGLMGSDRLCAGMLEWEFGVFIAFAALYSRAQISLIFFTLEVWILAAVFVGISALSAIANRDWISLMILTGQVGTAIAYIRYEQGALTFPSMPSFQARPATRSRPAARSRSSRDDEETVATPKPKAKVKKHSPAVDDILDKISREGMHSLTPDERRILDQASEDLKRGK, via the coding sequence ATGTCCTGGCTGCCTGAATCCAAAGACCACCTCCCCCTGACCTGGTGGAAGGGGCATCCGGTCTATCTTTCGGCCGCCATCGCCCTGGGCGGGGTGGCGAGCATGATCCTGACCACGATCCTGATGGCCGCCGCCCCGGAGGCGGTGGACTACCTGACGTTTTCCTTTTCTGACCTGGCGCGGCTGCACCTGTGGGCGCCGGTGACCTACCTCCTGGTGAACCCGCCCAGCCTGTGGCTGCTGCTGGGCTGCTTCATGTTCTGGCGCTTTGGCGAGGCGGTGGAGCGGCACCTGGGCCGCAGCAGCTTTGTGCGTCTGCTGGTCATCCTGCTGCTGGTGACGCCGCTGCTCATCACGGTGGCGGGCCTGATGGGCTCCGACCGGCTCTGCGCCGGGATGCTGGAATGGGAGTTTGGCGTGTTCATCGCCTTTGCCGCGCTGTATTCCCGGGCGCAGATCTCGCTGATCTTCTTTACCCTGGAAGTGTGGATCCTGGCGGCGGTGTTTGTGGGCATCTCGGCCCTGTCCGCCATCGCCAACCGGGACTGGATCTCCCTGATGATCCTGACGGGGCAGGTGGGCACAGCCATCGCTTACATCCGCTATGAGCAGGGCGCGCTGACCTTTCCCAGCATGCCGTCTTTCCAGGCCCGCCCGGCCACGCGCTCCCGGCCTGCCGCCCGCTCCCGTAGCAGCCGCGATGATGAGGAGACGGTGGCCACCCCCAAACCGAAGGCCAAGGTGAAAAAGCACAGCCCGGCGGTGGATGACATCCTGGACAAGATCAGCCGCGAAGGCATGCACAGCCTGACGCCAGATGAGCGCCGCATCCTGGACCAGGCCAGCGAGGACTTGAAGCGCGGAAAGTGA